A genomic region of Serratia fonticola contains the following coding sequences:
- a CDS encoding class II fructose-bisphosphate aldolase — protein sequence MPYLSGNAMIQNAWENGYAIGAFSAHNAETIRAILLAAQQEQAPIMIQVGQKVISVMGLEPMKAMIDAFMHDITVPVCIHLDHSRSFEQTMQAVQAGFQSVMFDGSHLPFEENVRITRAVADVAHALNIGVEGEIGKIGGTEDDISVDEKDALITSSDEALKFSESTTVDYLAVSIGTAHGLYKQEPKLAFERLQEIREVVKKPIVLHGGSGVPDDQIRKAVSLGVAKVNVDTELRQAFTQGMTEVLDRDPQEFALAVSLGHGRDVMQAKVAEKIRLFGSQGKAAQF from the coding sequence ATGCCTTATTTATCCGGTAACGCCATGATTCAAAACGCATGGGAAAACGGTTATGCCATCGGCGCTTTTAGCGCCCACAACGCCGAAACCATCCGTGCCATTTTATTGGCCGCGCAACAGGAACAGGCCCCGATCATGATCCAGGTGGGGCAGAAAGTGATCAGCGTGATGGGCCTGGAGCCCATGAAAGCGATGATCGATGCGTTTATGCACGACATTACGGTGCCGGTATGTATTCACCTGGATCACAGTCGCAGCTTCGAGCAAACCATGCAGGCCGTGCAGGCTGGATTCCAGTCGGTGATGTTTGACGGATCTCATCTGCCGTTCGAGGAGAACGTGCGCATTACTCGCGCCGTGGCAGACGTTGCGCATGCGTTGAATATCGGCGTAGAGGGGGAGATCGGCAAGATCGGCGGCACCGAGGACGATATTTCGGTCGACGAAAAAGACGCCCTGATCACCAGCAGTGACGAAGCACTGAAATTTTCTGAATCGACCACGGTGGATTATCTGGCGGTATCCATCGGCACTGCCCATGGTCTGTACAAACAAGAGCCCAAGCTGGCCTTTGAACGTCTGCAGGAGATCCGCGAAGTCGTTAAAAAGCCGATTGTGCTGCACGGTGGCTCTGGTGTTCCAGACGATCAGATCCGCAAAGCGGTCTCACTGGGCGTTGCCAAGGTGAATGTAGACACGGAGCTGCGGCAGGCTTTTACCCAAGGCATGACTGAAGTCCTCGACCGAGATCCGCAAGAATTTGCGTTGGCGGTTTCGCTCGGGCATGGCCGCGATGTGATGCAGGCCAAGGTTGCCGAAAAAATCAGGCTGTTCGGCAGCCAGGGTAAAGCCGCTCAGTTTTAA
- a CDS encoding aldose epimerase family protein: MTTIQRQHFGEHQGQAVSLFTLTNTKGMRLCVTDYGCIITQLWVPDRHGQAEDVVMGFDDLAAYQAGHPFFGAIAGRCANRIAGGRFSIDGQEYILATNELPTGQHLHGGRRGFDKYVWQAQEDGDGIIFSRTSVDGEEGYPGNLQVSHRIGLTEDNVMTLSFEAQTDKPTLVNLVNHSHYNLRGHQYQIHDQQLKIDADFITPVDETTMLPTGEIRRVAGTAFDFRNARRLGDAMLHRPVQDFDMNYVLKPGEGALHPAASLICPQSGRVMEVYTSLPGVQFYNAFKLSNKIWNGKAGHRYQAFSGICLETQAFPDSIHHAHFSNVVLRPGEKYNSQTEHRFSTVA, translated from the coding sequence ATGACAACGATTCAACGCCAACACTTTGGCGAGCATCAAGGACAGGCGGTTTCTCTTTTCACACTGACGAATACCAAAGGTATGCGGCTGTGTGTGACCGATTACGGCTGCATTATTACTCAACTGTGGGTACCGGACCGGCATGGGCAGGCGGAAGATGTCGTGATGGGATTTGACGATCTGGCCGCCTATCAGGCCGGGCACCCTTTCTTTGGCGCGATTGCCGGGCGTTGTGCCAACCGGATTGCGGGCGGTCGATTCAGTATCGACGGCCAGGAATATATTCTTGCCACTAATGAACTGCCAACCGGACAACATTTGCACGGCGGGCGCCGAGGTTTTGACAAGTATGTCTGGCAGGCGCAGGAGGACGGCGACGGTATTATCTTCAGCCGCACGTCAGTCGATGGTGAAGAAGGCTACCCAGGAAATCTGCAGGTTTCCCACCGTATCGGCCTCACGGAAGACAACGTCATGACGTTGAGTTTTGAGGCGCAAACGGACAAGCCGACGTTGGTTAACCTGGTCAATCACAGCCATTACAACCTGCGCGGCCACCAGTACCAGATCCACGATCAGCAGCTCAAGATCGACGCCGACTTCATCACGCCAGTAGATGAAACCACCATGTTGCCAACCGGTGAAATCCGCCGCGTAGCCGGTACGGCGTTTGATTTCCGCAACGCCCGTCGTCTGGGGGATGCCATGTTACATCGGCCGGTGCAGGATTTTGATATGAACTACGTGCTCAAGCCGGGAGAGGGGGCTTTGCACCCCGCCGCGAGTCTTATCTGCCCACAGAGCGGGCGAGTGATGGAAGTGTATACCTCATTGCCTGGCGTACAGTTTTATAACGCTTTCAAACTGTCCAACAAAATCTGGAACGGTAAAGCAGGCCATCGCTATCAGGCGTTTTCCGGTATCTGTCTTGAGACACAAGCTTTCCCAGACAGCATTCACCATGCCCATTTCAGCAATGTGGTGTTACGCCCTGGAGAAAAATATAACAGCCAGACTGAACACCGCTTCAGCACCGTGGCGTAG
- a CDS encoding L-fucose/L-arabinose isomerase family protein, which yields MMKNKAKVGVLALGRTTFDVPYAQEMLAQAWQALSGMNIELVGEPTLQFDAESALQALPALKQADLDLLLILQVTFTDASLTTEVVRDFPVPTAMWSFPEARTGGRLRLNSFCGVNLACHALSREAINVQTLHGLPSDSRVLNELQQLAQAAAIVKRFKQAKVMVIGEHPLGFDACNYNQQQLKQHFGVEVTRQPVLEFIDEVKALPDSVADAPYARRAKDFPNLAEMDQTATRKTLKVYSALREKAQREGYTGIAVRCWPDFFTDYGCAACGALALMNEDKVPCGCEADMFGVLSSLMAQWASGNAAFNTDLVDIDPQDNSVVFWHCGQAPIEMADRDGPVQATIHSNRKLPLLSEFALKPGRITLCRITQGEGKLRLMLAGGEMLKAPLAFSGTAGTARLDVDADTYRQRLIAAGMEHHTSLVYGEHRPLLRKVADLLGLDVIELT from the coding sequence ATGATGAAAAATAAAGCAAAAGTCGGTGTGTTGGCGCTGGGGCGTACAACCTTTGACGTCCCTTACGCGCAGGAAATGCTGGCTCAGGCCTGGCAGGCGCTGAGCGGTATGAATATCGAATTGGTGGGGGAGCCTACGTTGCAGTTTGACGCTGAATCAGCCTTACAGGCTTTGCCGGCGCTCAAACAGGCGGATCTTGATCTGTTGCTGATCCTGCAGGTGACCTTTACCGATGCCTCTCTTACTACGGAAGTGGTGCGTGATTTTCCGGTGCCGACGGCAATGTGGTCATTTCCAGAGGCGCGCACCGGTGGTCGCCTGCGCCTGAACTCTTTCTGCGGTGTCAATCTGGCCTGTCATGCCCTGAGTCGTGAAGCTATCAACGTGCAGACTTTGCACGGTTTGCCGAGTGATAGCCGCGTGCTTAACGAACTGCAACAGTTGGCGCAGGCGGCCGCGATCGTCAAACGTTTTAAACAGGCCAAAGTCATGGTGATTGGCGAGCACCCGTTGGGCTTTGACGCTTGTAATTACAATCAGCAGCAACTGAAGCAGCACTTTGGCGTTGAGGTGACGCGTCAGCCCGTACTTGAGTTTATCGACGAAGTGAAAGCGCTGCCGGACAGCGTAGCTGATGCGCCTTATGCCCGCCGAGCCAAAGATTTCCCTAATCTGGCGGAGATGGATCAAACCGCCACCCGCAAAACGCTCAAGGTTTATTCTGCCCTGCGTGAAAAGGCGCAGCGCGAAGGCTACACCGGCATTGCCGTACGCTGCTGGCCGGATTTCTTCACCGACTATGGTTGTGCCGCCTGCGGTGCCCTGGCGTTGATGAATGAAGACAAAGTGCCATGCGGTTGCGAAGCCGACATGTTTGGCGTGCTCTCTTCACTGATGGCGCAGTGGGCGTCCGGCAATGCCGCGTTCAACACCGATCTGGTGGATATCGATCCGCAGGATAACAGCGTGGTGTTCTGGCACTGCGGGCAAGCGCCGATAGAAATGGCCGATCGTGATGGCCCGGTACAGGCCACTATCCACTCCAACCGCAAGCTTCCTCTGCTCTCTGAATTTGCCCTTAAACCAGGACGCATCACGCTCTGCCGCATTACTCAAGGGGAAGGCAAACTGCGCCTGATGCTGGCTGGTGGTGAGATGCTCAAAGCTCCGCTGGCCTTTTCCGGTACCGCTGGAACGGCGCGTCTGGATGTTGATGCCGACACATACCGCCAGCGCCTGATCGCTGCTGGCATGGAGCACCATACCTCGTTGGTTTACGGCGAACACCGTCCGCTGCTGCGCAAAGTGGCCGACCTGCTTGGTTTGGACGTCATTGAACTGACCTGA
- a CDS encoding alpha-glucosidase: protein MASQQGLELTQHESGFTLTFQQRVLLQHSAEAPCLWIGRGKADIDMFRGNFSIKDQLSEKLALTEASITPQDNGWLIRFRRGDVAQCTLAITTDAQGRLEMRLRNSDEQNNRMWLRLSAQPEDHVYGCGEQFSYFDLRGKPFPLWTSEQGVGRNKQSYVTWQADCKENAGGDYYWTFFPQPTFVSSQKYYCHVENSCYMNFDFSAPECHELAIWQDQAVLRFDCADSYISLLEKLTALLGRQPELPDWVYDGVILGIQGGTEVCQQKLDLMREHGVKVSGIWAQDWEGRRITSFGKRLMWNWRWDSELYPELDKRIPQWKKEGVHFLGYINPYVAIEKELYAEAAEKGYLTKDYDGNDYQVEFGEFYAGVVDLTKPEAYDWYKNVIKKNLIEFGLDGWMADFGEYLPTDTVMHNGVDAEIMHNAWPALWAKCNYDALEECGKLGEILFFMRAGYTGSQKYSVMMWAGDQNVDWSLDDGLASVIPAALSLAMTGHGLHHSDIGGYTTLFDMKRSKELLMRWCEFCAFTPLMRTHEGNRPDDNWQFDHDVDTIRQFARMSQVFSTLKPYIKQAVALNAQSGLPVMRPLFLHYEDDAQTYSLKYQYLFGRDLLVAPVHEEGRTDWTLYLPQDSWINLWTGEPQNGGGEVTVAAPMGQPPVFYRAHSEWAELFASLRAL from the coding sequence ATGGCTTCTCAGCAAGGCTTGGAACTGACACAACATGAGAGTGGATTTACGCTGACTTTTCAGCAACGCGTACTGTTGCAACACTCGGCAGAGGCACCTTGCCTGTGGATTGGACGCGGTAAAGCGGATATCGATATGTTCCGCGGCAACTTCAGCATCAAAGATCAACTCAGCGAAAAACTGGCCCTGACCGAGGCCAGCATTACGCCACAAGACAACGGATGGCTTATCCGCTTCCGCCGGGGTGATGTGGCCCAGTGTACGCTGGCAATCACTACCGATGCGCAAGGGCGTTTGGAAATGCGTCTGCGCAACAGCGATGAGCAGAACAACCGCATGTGGCTGCGCCTGTCTGCTCAGCCAGAAGATCATGTTTATGGTTGTGGCGAACAGTTTTCCTACTTTGACCTGCGCGGTAAGCCCTTCCCGTTATGGACCAGTGAGCAGGGGGTTGGCCGTAATAAACAGAGCTATGTCACCTGGCAGGCGGACTGCAAAGAGAACGCCGGTGGTGATTACTATTGGACCTTCTTCCCGCAGCCGACGTTTGTCAGCAGCCAGAAGTATTACTGCCACGTAGAAAACAGTTGCTACATGAACTTCGATTTTTCTGCCCCAGAGTGCCATGAACTGGCGATCTGGCAGGATCAGGCGGTGTTGCGCTTTGACTGCGCCGACAGCTACATCAGCCTGTTGGAAAAGCTGACCGCGTTACTTGGCCGCCAGCCGGAACTGCCGGACTGGGTCTACGACGGGGTGATCCTGGGTATTCAAGGGGGAACCGAGGTTTGCCAACAGAAACTGGACCTGATGCGTGAACACGGTGTCAAGGTTAGCGGGATCTGGGCGCAGGACTGGGAAGGACGGCGGATCACCTCTTTTGGCAAACGTCTGATGTGGAACTGGCGCTGGGACAGCGAGCTATACCCGGAGCTGGATAAACGCATTCCGCAGTGGAAAAAAGAGGGGGTACATTTTCTGGGGTACATCAACCCTTACGTGGCCATAGAGAAAGAGCTGTACGCCGAGGCGGCCGAGAAAGGCTATCTGACCAAGGATTACGACGGTAACGACTACCAGGTCGAATTTGGCGAGTTCTATGCTGGCGTAGTCGATCTTACCAAGCCGGAAGCTTATGACTGGTACAAGAACGTCATCAAAAAGAATCTGATCGAATTTGGTCTCGACGGCTGGATGGCGGACTTTGGCGAATACCTGCCAACCGATACCGTCATGCATAACGGCGTGGATGCGGAAATCATGCATAACGCCTGGCCCGCACTGTGGGCCAAGTGCAACTACGACGCACTGGAAGAATGCGGCAAGCTGGGCGAGATCCTGTTCTTTATGCGCGCGGGCTACACCGGCAGCCAGAAGTATTCGGTAATGATGTGGGCAGGCGATCAGAACGTCGACTGGAGCCTGGATGATGGCCTGGCTTCGGTGATCCCGGCGGCGCTGTCGTTGGCGATGACCGGCCACGGCCTGCACCACAGCGATATTGGCGGCTATACCACGTTGTTTGATATGAAGCGCAGTAAGGAATTGCTGATGCGGTGGTGTGAGTTCTGCGCCTTTACGCCGCTAATGCGAACCCATGAGGGTAACCGCCCAGACGATAACTGGCAGTTTGATCATGATGTCGACACTATTCGTCAGTTTGCCCGTATGAGCCAGGTGTTCAGTACTCTTAAGCCTTACATCAAACAGGCGGTGGCACTCAATGCGCAGTCCGGCTTGCCGGTGATGCGCCCGCTGTTCCTGCACTACGAAGACGATGCCCAGACATACAGCCTGAAATACCAATACCTGTTTGGCCGCGATCTGCTGGTGGCGCCGGTGCATGAAGAAGGCCGCACCGACTGGACGCTCTACCTGCCGCAGGACAGTTGGATCAACCTGTGGACCGGTGAGCCGCAAAACGGGGGTGGTGAGGTCACAGTGGCGGCACCGATGGGCCAACCGCCGGTGTTCTATCGGGCGCACAGTGAGTGGGCGGAGCTGTTTGCGTCATTACGTGCGCTGTAA